A single region of the Polyodon spathula isolate WHYD16114869_AA chromosome 5, ASM1765450v1, whole genome shotgun sequence genome encodes:
- the LOC121315271 gene encoding barrier-to-autointegration factor-like, whose amino-acid sequence MSTTSQKHRDFVAEPMGDKHVTALSGIGGVLGKKLEEQGFDKAYIVLGQFLVLRKDDELFIEWLKDTCGANSKQASSCYTCLKEWCDSFL is encoded by the exons ATGTCCACTACCTCACAGAAGCACAGGGACTTTGTAGCAGAGCCCATGGGAGACAAGCATGTCACGGCACTCTCTGGGATTGGAGGGGTGCTTGGGAAGAAACTAGAAGAGCAAGGATTTGATAAA GCATACAttgtcttgggtcagtttcttgTTCTGAGAAAAGATGATGAACTCTTTATAGAATGGTTAAAAGACACTTGTGGAGCCAATTCCAAACAAGCCTCCTCATGTTACACATGTTTAAAAGAGTGGTGTGATTCCTTCCTGTAA